The Triticum dicoccoides isolate Atlit2015 ecotype Zavitan chromosome 6A, WEW_v2.0, whole genome shotgun sequence genome has a window encoding:
- the LOC119316884 gene encoding GPI ethanolamine phosphate transferase 1-like encodes MAGRPRPQAHSSSASTRRRERWLVVLGIVLHAVYMLSIFDIYFKSPIVHGMAPVPPRLSAPPAKRLVVAAADGLRADKFFEPDERGRYRAPFLRGVIEEKGRWGVSHARPPTESRPGHVAIIAGFYEDPSAVTKGWKANPVEFDSVFNQSRHTISFGSPDIVPIFCSSLPHSTWGSYPHEYEDFATDASFLDHWSFDQFEGLLNRSLDDVKLRQLLLQDKLVIFLHLLGCDSNGHAHRPYSSIYLNNVKVVDEIAERMYNLMESYFNDNRTAYVFTADHGMSDKGSHGDGHPSNTDTPLVAWGAGIRSPKFLAYTDKPDDGFRFVDDHRHDMPTPQNWALEGFERVDVNQADIAPLMATLVGLPCPLNSVGNLPSHYLKLSKSDEVEAVLANTKQILNQFLRKSEQKQSSSLYFKPFKPLVNYSSVLDRIEDLISARDYKTAMKYSEELRSMALAGLHYFQTYDWFMLMTTITLGYIGWMANLILHVLQSYTTFPANLLKRTQVYPKNTSMKVYIGGCLFMGLSSIILLLEKSPPLYHAYVFVTIFLWTRIVQNYEFMKSAWRELFNMPFKYNMNLLISSVAALLILEFLVMSFFDRKLYTWCFLALGILASVCGAFSIEASPAVAIYTWLACWFLSVFTLMPAEIPENNNLVIFSGALIILIAMASRWATINTTTFWLYLNRANKQAPKSSKLFFVQVILISVSSIMVWLTTSHRSQHKELHPLHQLINWCVAGFAMALPLFSPCSVLSRLTSIFLGFAPPFLLLSIGYEAVFYSAFALVLMGWTFLESANLYCSEGSNSSCHSGLADGSVYGYDERCLQLSDLRIPLLFMILFNVAFFGTGNFASIASFEISSVYRFITIFSPFLMTALLIFKLFIPYMLVICTFSAITKIVRIPRIGCYFLVILLSDVMTIHFFFLVQNTGSWMEIGNSISHFGIVSAQVVFVLLLFALTNIYTKDIEVSSRQLTSRKFM; translated from the exons ATGGCCGGCCGCCCCCGCCCGCAGGCGCACTCGTCGTCCGCCTCCACGCGGCGGCGCGAGCGGTGGCTTGTCGTCCTCGGCATCGTGCTCCACGCCGTGTACATGCTGAGCATATTCGACATCTACTTCAAGTCCCCCATCGTCCACGGCATGGCCCCGGTGCCGCCCCGCCTCTCCGCGCCTCCAGCCAAGCGCCTCG TGGTGGCTGCAGCGGACGGGCTCAGGGCGGACAAGTTCTTCGAGCCGGACGAGCGGGGAAGGTATAGGGCACCATTCCTGCGTGGGGTGATTGAGGAGAAGGGCCGGTGGGGCGTCAGTCACGCGCGGCCACCCACCGAGTCCAGGCCAGGGCACGTCGCCATCATCGCCGGCTTCTACGAGGATCCCAGTGCTGTAACAAAAG GATGGAAGGCCAATCCAGTTGAGTTTGATTCTGTATTCAATCAAAGTCGACACACTATCTCGTTTGGGAGTCCAGATATTGTTCCTATATTCTGTAGCAGCCTACCTCACAGTACCTGGGGTAGTTATCCACATGAATACGAAGACTTTGCAACAG ATGCATCATTTTTGGATCATTGGTCGTTTGACCAGTTTGAAGGTCTTCTCAACAGGTCTCTTGATGATGTTAAATTGAGGCAGTTACTCCTACAGGATAAGTTGGTTATATTTCTGCACTTGCTGGGTTGCGATTCTAATGGTCATGCACATCGGCCCTATTCAAGCATCTATCTGAACAATGTCAAGGTTGTTGATGAAATAGCTGAGAGAATGTACAATCTCATGGAAAGCTACTTCAATGACAACCGAACAGCTTATGTTTTTACTGCAGATCATGGAATGAGCGACAAAG GAAGCCATGGAGACGGACACCCTTCAAATACTGATACTCCACTTGTAGCATGGGGGGCTGGAATCAGGAGCCCAAAATTCTTGGCCTATACAGACAAACCTGATGATGGCTTTCGGTTTGTTGATGACCACAGACACGATATGCCCACGCCACAGAACTGGGCTCTTGAAGGCTTCGAAAGAGTTGATGTCAACCAGGCTGATATAGCTCCTTTAATG GCGACACTTGTTGGTCTGCCATGCCCTTTGAATTCTGTGGGGAACTTACCTTCTCATTATCTGAAGTTAAGCAAG tCTGATGAAGTTGAAGCAGTTCTGGCCAACACAAAGCAAATTCTTAACCAGTTTCTCCGAAAGTCAG AGCAGAAGCAATCCAGTTCACTCTATTTCAAGCCTTTTAAACCACTGGTGAACTATTCGTCTGTCCTCGATCGAATCGAAGATCTAATATCTGCAAGGGACTACAAAACTGCCATGAAGTATTCTGAAGAGCTCCGTAGTATGGCTCTTGCTGGTCTCCATTATTTCCAAACATACGACTGGTTCATGTTAATGACAACCATTACCCTTGGATACATTGGATGGATGGCAAACCTCATTCTACATGTGCTACAGTCTTATACAACATTTCCTGCTAATCTTCTAAAGAGGACTCAAGTTTATCCCAAGAATACCTCCATGAAA GTATACATAGGTGGATGCTTGTTCATGGGTTTATCATCCATTATACTACTTCTAGAGAAATCTCCACCTCTTTACCATGCTTATGTATTTGTGACAATATTCCTTTGGACAAGAATTGTACAAAACTATGAATTCATGAAGTCAGCATGGAGAGAATTGTTTAATATGCCATTTAAGTACAATATGAATCTTCTGATCAGTTCGGTTGCTGCATTGCTCATATTGGAGTTTCTG GTTATGAGCTTCTTTGATCGGAAGCTTTATACCTGGTGCTTTTTGGCCCTTGGGATACTAGCTTCAGTTTGTGGAGCCTTTTCTATTGAAGCTAGCCCTGCTGTTGCAATATACACATGGCTCGCATGCTGGTTCCTGTCTGTATTCACATTGATGCCAGCTGAAATTCCAGAGAACAACAACTTAGT AATTTTTAGTGGGGCACTTATAATACTGATCGCAATGGCTTCGAGATGGGCGACCATCAATACCACTACCTTTTGGTTGTATCTTAATCGAGCAAACAAACAAGCCCCTAAATCCTCCAAGCTATTTTTCGTTCAG GTTATTTtgatctcagtgtcttcaataatgGTGTGGTTAACTACATCTCATCGGTCCCAGCACAAAGAACTGCACCCGTTGCACCAGTTGATCAACTGGTGTGTAGCTG GTTTTGCGATGGCGCTACCGCTCTTTTCACCTTGTAGTGTTCTATCCCGTCTTACATCTATCTTCTTGGGTTTTGCTCCTCCGTTTCTGCTGCTTTCTATTGG CTATGAAGCGGTTTTCTATAGTGCTTTTGCGCTGGTACTCATGGGATGGACATTTCTTGAATCTGCCAACTTGTATTGCTCTGAAGGAAGCAATTCTTCATGCCACAGTGGCCTTGCGGATGGATCAGTTTATGGCTATGACGAAAGATGCTTACAACTATCTGATTTACGAATCCCTCTGTTATTT ATGATCTtattcaatgttgctttctttggaactgGTAATTTTGCAAGTATTGCAAGCTTTGAGATCTCATCTGTGTACAGATTCATCACAATATTTAGT CCATTTCTTATGACGGCACTTCTTATTTTCAAATTGTTCATTCCATATATGCTTGTCAT ATGTACATTTAGTGCCATAACCAAGATTGTACGGATTCCACGTATCGGTTGTTATTTTCTTGTAATACTGCTTTCAGATGTGATGACAATTCATTTCTTTTTTCTG GTCCAAAACACAGGAAGCTGGATGGAGATTGGCAACAGCATTAGTCATTTCGGAATTGTGAGTGCGCAAGTAGTCTTCGTGTTGCTGCTTTTTGCACTCACAAATATATACACAAAAGATATCGAAGTCTCGTCTCGGCAATTAACCTCGCGAAAATTTATGTGA